A region of the Synechococcus sp. PCC 7502 genome:
AGGAGAATCTGTGCGGCAGTATGTGGAGTTGGGGGAATATGCACCTGACGATACAATGATAAACCTGATTAAATCACTATTTTCCCAGACCAATTATCCACCAGCATGGATTTTAGAAGGCTATCCTCGTACTGCCTTTCAAGCGGAGGAGCTAGATTTCTTTCTAGCAGAACTAGATCAACCTATAGATTTAGTCTTTTATTTAGATGCTCCTGTATCAGTACTTACAGAAAGATTGGTTAAGGATCAGGATCAAGATTTAAGTCCTGAAGTGATCAGTCGCCAAATTGAATTATTTCATACCCGTACTACGCCGCTTTTAGAGTATTACGACTATAAGAAAAAGCTTCTTACCATTGATGCTTCAGGAGATATAGATACAGTTAGCCAATTAATTCAGCAGCATTTAAGCTAAGCGATGGAAAGGGCATACTGGCTGGCATGGTCAACTATTCCCAGAATTGGCTCTGTGCTTTTAAAGCGAATTTATCAAAGATT
Encoded here:
- a CDS encoding nucleoside monophosphate kinase, giving the protein MVTFSPSDRCLETRNIKQENMARLIILGASGSGRTTQAQILKNLLDSDHISTGQLLKQAIASSSDLGESVRQYVELGEYAPDDTMINLIKSLFSQTNYPPAWILEGYPRTAFQAEELDFFLAELDQPIDLVFYLDAPVSVLTERLVKDQDQDLSPEVISRQIELFHTRTTPLLEYYDYKKKLLTIDASGDIDTVSQLIQQHLS